A single window of Leishmania panamensis strain MHOM/PA/94/PSC-1 chromosome 35 sequence DNA harbors:
- a CDS encoding hypothetical protein (TriTrypDB/GeneDB-style sysID: LpmP.35.2510) translates to MQGWQIAALVIIVVAFVALAVPLVLFIYRLGTCRRLRLSGRTKTISSRYVESIVRTQDDISDAGDAFSRLHRGDPRIHPSTHLLYFLDFQGKLHWIDFRKKPASEIDTESAMQQYIFETFQPTVEESNRMVYLPPETLALSYVNEHQRVVVMDLNRLLARDATFGARMLHTAERPLLLSRLVADDANGAVFTPLSRYGYTVGDAAVVPVTQSSMQYPALVAPSSPKQHQQCIEVDISESRANPMSMGPAVSAPMSSTPVPPPQPSLSNLKSAYVFDSSGMAPAPVIHPCDTHHITASTLVSITAASYTVLDANGTRTELDATNTALIEKARLRWDRRQRLVVPLVSGVLAGHQCVIDPVTEAVALFRSPAALATQVNGVHPVVCQRADALYYTVERVNSTQWLPFDKPFCLPAGRWCVQARSMLYSDDSSKTIAKVFTVTVL, encoded by the coding sequence ATGCAGGGTTGGCAGATTGCCGCGctcgtcatcatcgtcgtcgccttcgtggcgctggcggtgccacTGGTCCTTTTCATTTACCGGCTTGGCACCTGCCgacgcctccgcctctcggGCAGAACGAAGACGATCTCCTCACGCTACGTAGAGAGCATCGTTCGCACCCAAGACGACATCTCTGACGCCGGGGATGCCTTTAGCCGACTGCACCGTGGTGACCCGCGCATTCACCCCAGCACTCACCTGCTTTACTTTTTGGACTTTCAAGGGAAGCTGCATTGGATCGACTTCAGGAAGAAACCCGCATCAGAGATCGACACCGAGTCAGCAATGCAGCAGTATATCTTCGAAACCTTTCAGCCGACAGTCGAAGAAAGCAACAGAATGGTGTATTTACCCCCTGAGACGTTAGCGCTGTCGTATGTGAACGAGCATCAGAGAGTAGTAGTAATGGACCTGAACCGTCTGCTCGCCCGCGACGCCACGTTCGGTGCACGAATGCTGCATACTGCAGAGCGCCCGCTGCTGTTATCGCGCCTTGTGGCAGACGACGCCAATGGGGCCGTGTTCACGCCACTGAGTCGCTATGGTTATACTGTTGGGGATGCTGCCGTAGTACCTGTCACTCAGTCAAGCATGCAGTACCCGGCACTGGTCGCGCCGTCATCACcgaagcagcaccagcagtgcaTTGAAGTAGACATTAGTGAATCTCGTGCGAATCCCATGTCCATGGGTCCAGCCGTTTCAGCCCCTATGTCCAGCACACccgtccctcccccgcagCCCTCACTATCGAACCTGAAGTCTGCGTATGTGTTCGATTCTTCCGGCATGGCCCCTGCTCCAGTCATTCACCCGTGTGACACTCACCACATCACCGCCAGCACCCTCGTTTCGATCACGGCGGCCTCATACACGGTGCTAGATGCCAACGGAACTCGCACGGAGCTCGACGCGACCAACACCGCGCTGATCGAAAAGGCGCGGCTCCGGTGGGATCGACGACAGAGGCTTGTAGTGCCACTTGTGTCGGGGGTGTTGGCGGGGCACCAGTGCGTCATCGATCCCGTTacggaggcagtggcgctttTCAGGTCACCTGCAGCGCTCGCCACGCAGGTCAACGGCGTTCATCCCGTCGTGTGTCAGCGCGCCGATGCCCTATACTACACCGTCGAGCGCGTGAACTCAACGCAGTGGCTGCCATTTGACAAGCCTTTCTGCCTCCCGGctgggcggtggtgcgtgcaGGCCCGCTCCATGCTGTacagcgacgacagcagcaaaacGATTGCGAAAGTCTTCACGGTGACGGTACTGTGA
- a CDS encoding hypothetical protein (TriTrypDB/GeneDB-style sysID: LpmP.35.2550), whose protein sequence is MSVVTMLTKDAGCEESQQQKLKEDSKSPHTPSIHWISHEEQKGEKATNGDCANLLDWSPQTPETPPVSVAGLRVAPVADTAAAETTSESTTHDSEGRTKEGATSAYGHVEEPAGGVAAARGAAPEAAPQKTPERGPSVPGKHNHSYGASDVVSSSSSHVDALGNLIDSIETRKPNSTIRLNASGSSGDVEALRNTVAVEADDRLPPRLRDVFFPSAACDAVTAASLMTLISSYCNVVTLVQLMRVNRAVHRLATSDAVWYPLLVSMNLPPLLTAYERDRGCYNFFVEDIITTRALHGHYTFQATNTMSDTRGSVGATSRSRSVGMSHDHASRDEDSLEEDIFNIASLQLLISSASLGQSNHPIGRVQLLLTYKNESMEVLQGSCRFSVHRRCFSLCCSAFGTMKRGPVFTVAVATVTKPWANEDSQHFTEHKNGIRLVMTPVLWEGQSPGSQITENDILVVSRPKPVSSLTGSMTGSVGANISQGAPTGSHG, encoded by the coding sequence ATGTCTGTAGTCACCATGCTCACAAAAGACGCGGGCTGTGAggagtcgcagcagcagaaactCAAGGAGGACAGCAAGTCTCCGCACACTCCATCGATTCACTGGATCTCTCACGAGGaacaaaagggggagaaggcaaCCAATGGCGATTGCGCAAATCTCCTTGATTGGTCACCGCAGACACCAGAGACGCCGCCAGTGAGCGTGGCAGGCCTGAgagtggcgccggtggcggaTACGGCCGCAGCAGAAACAACTTCCGAGAGTACGACGCACGACAGCGAAGGGCGCACAAAGGAAGGTGCGACGAGCGCATATGGGCACGTGGAGGAGCCCGCTggtggcgtcgctgcggcaagaggtgctgcaccgGAAGCGGCACCGCAGAAGACACCGGAGAGAGGGCCATCAGTGCCTGGCAAACACAACCACTCGTATGGTGCCTCTGACGTCGTGTCATCCTCTTCCAGCCACGTAGATGCACTCGGCAATCTCATTGACAGCATTGAAACGCGCAAGCCGAACTCCACAATCAGGCTGAACGCaagtggcagcagtggcgacgtCGAGGCGTTAAGGAacacggtggcggtggaggccgATGATCGACTTCCTCCGAGACTGAGAGAtgtcttctttccctccgcGGCCTGCGATGCAGTGACAGCCGCCTCCTTGATGACCCTAATCTCCTCCTACTGCAACGTTGTTACTCTCGTGCAGCTGATGCGAGTGAACCGCGCGGTGCACCGGTTAGCGACGAGCGATGCCGTGTGGTATCCTCTTCTTGTGTCCATGAACCTGCCACCTCTGCTCACCGCATACGAGCGGGACAGAGGCTGCTACAACTTCTTTGTCGAAGATATCATCACCACACGTGCCCTGCATGGACACTACACATTTCAGGCCACAAACACCATGTCGGACACCCGCGGAAGCGTAGGCGCCACGAGCAGGTCAAGGTCAGTCGGCATGAGCCACGACCACGCGTCACGAGACGAGGACTCCCTAGAGGAAGACATCTTCAACATcgcctcgctgcagctgctcatcTCTAGCGCCTCGCTGGGGCAGTCAAATCACCCTATCGGtcgcgtgcagctgctcctcacgTATAAAAATGAATCGATGGAGGTCCTGCAGGGCTCGTGCCGCTTCTCTgttcaccgccgctgcttctccctctgctgcagtgcctttgGTACAATGAAGCGCGGGCCTGTCTTCACGGTGGCCGTCGCAACAGTGACGAAGCCGTGGGCCAACGAGGATTCTCAGCACTTCACCGAGCACAAGAATGGGATTCGGCTAGTGATGACACCGGTGCTGTGGGAGGGTCAGAGCCCCGGCTCACAGATTACGGAGAACGACATTCTTGTGGTAAGCCGCCCCAAGCCGGTGTCCTCGTTGACTGGATCGATGACTGGATCTGTGGGGGCAAACATCTCGCAGGGGGCCCCCACGGGATCACACGGCTAG
- a CDS encoding hypothetical protein (TriTrypDB/GeneDB-style sysID: LpmP.35.2520), which produces MLPSILEAIPNTGIDEAEKVLRQSWPSLLKLKGSAQARFCADAESFLKTQLTKRSAPIDTLTIFTIIYVAAVHAIHCGLAAPVRWITAHDSPFRPSMPVEHALPSRTEAARVIASVCEQLLLANAKVASMYFSKLLRETAMGVPLLALVLRAYGEAAVDVLSARSEDRQDLQSCVEHLALATHTFSDSTSDDALTIAHPILLHVARVSGCTQDAMQLLCRPIYSVNPMLTGIGLSDYIAYYAEAALLLAAHEQYASAMYALVPVSRLPPSRGTEEGEIGSCDGIGEEDVPPWLDELEDEEADVHDPAPQSGSYAADSSRTSVSGAYSSLPAQQLLLLYPWYRTERIGATRKYTIEPKDGITEVGAFGWRGILAPSAIEREIDRRIAAWANRLGIVLLAAAFGGGSPRGVMALAEPVRRRVVDDEEAPSIWTGMASAIAGHVCFPHPLFGLLTETTPVSLQSFVHIATTNRAASARVYTDLLVAIARRDAENAQRCLGNASNVALFTADLTLDVVRATVLCQLPRHILLDVARMYAHVPMQMLLDRIQLTRAAAKANGATPANESEEEEKALNPATMENRYTLVQLLVNMCATGDLASSHICVAAAPAADATAIAHVTFYPVEEVVKQLNSGTASFSVTTASVKWMLPSSAARLQRCAHVVQFPIHQYTGACPDTSLVPMLAQLQELQRVVDADAEEIRDTGLV; this is translated from the coding sequence ATGCTACCGAGTATTTTGGAGGCCATACCGAACACCGGGATCgatgaggcagagaaggtgctTCGGCAGAGTTGGCCATCACTTCTCAAGCTTAAGGGTTCAGCGCAAGCCAGGTTCTGCGCCGATGCGGAGTCCTTCCTTAAGACGCAGCTCACCAAGAGATCAGCGCCAATCGATACCTTGACCATCTTTACCATCATCTATGTGGCCGCAGTGCACGCCATCCACTGTGGCCTTGCCGCGCCAGTCCGATGGATCACAGCACACGACAGCCCCTTCCGCCCATCGATGCCTGTTGAGcacgcgctgccgtcacGCACCGAGGCCGCGCGAGTCATCGCCAGTGTGTGCGAGCAGCTTCTGCTCGCAAACGCCAAGGTAGCGAGTATGTACTTCAGCAAGCTGCTGCGTGAAACAGCCATGGGGGTACCTCTTCTGGCGCTTGTGCTTCGCGCGtacggcgaggcggcggtggacgTGCTGTCAGCCCGCTCAGAGGACCGACAGGACCTCCAGAGCTGCGTTGAGCATCTCGCTCTAGCAACACACACATTTAGCGATTCCACGTCAGACGATGCTCTCACAATAGCCCATCCAATCCTTCTGCACGTCGCCCGTGTGAGTGGTTGCACTCAAGATGCAATGCAACTCTTGTGCCGTCCCATCTACTCCGTCAACCCAATGCTGACGGGTATTGGCCTGTCCGACTACATCGCCTACTACGCAGAGGCTGCGCTCCTGCTTGCTGCGCACGAGCAGTATGCGAGCGCCATGTACGCCCTTGTGCCAGTGAGCCGGCTTCCTCCATCGCGCGGAACGGAGGAAGGCGAGATTGGAAGTTGTGACGGGATCGGTGAGGAAGACGTCCCACCCTGGCTTGACGAGCTCGAGGATGAGGAAGCGGATGTGCACGATCCCGCCCCCCAAAGTGGTAGCTATGCTGCCGACTCTAGCCGGACTTCCGTCAGTGGTGCCTATAGCTCCCTCCCTGCTCAGCAGCTGTTGTTGCTCTATCCGTGGTACCGCACGGAGCGCATTGGGGCGACGCGGAAGTACACCATCGAGCCCAAAGATGGTATCACTGAGGTAGGTGCCTTTGGGTGGCGAGGCATCTTGGCGCCTTCCGCTATCGAACGAGAAATAGAccgccgcatcgctgctTGGGCAAACCGTTTGGGCATCGTGCTACTCGCCGCGGCCTTCGGCGGCGGAAGTCCACGTGGCGTGATGGCGCTCGCAGAGCCAGTAAGGCGGCGGGTTGTGGACGACGAAGAGGCGCCGTCCATCTGGACTGGCATGGCATCGGCAATCGCTGGCCACGTGTGCTTCCCGCACCCGCTGTTCGGTCTCCTGACGGAAACAACCCCCGTGTCGCTCCAATCCTTTGTGCACATCGCCACGACCAACAGGGCGGCGAGTGCGCGGGTCTACACGGACCTTCTTGTGGCAATCGCTCGGCGAGATGCGGAAAATGCGCAACGGTGCCTTGGCAATGCCTCCAATGTCGCATTGTTCACAGCAGACCTCACCTTGGATGTGGTCAGGGCAACGGTGCTGTGTCAGCTTCCGCGCCACATTCTACTGGATGTGGCGCGCATGTACGCTCATGTACCGATGCAAATGTTGTTGGACCGGATACAACTCACACGCGCAGCCGCGAAAGCCAACGGCGCGACTCCAGCTAAcgaaagcgaagaagaagagaaggcgctgAATCCCGCCACTATGGAAAACAGATACACGCTTGTGCAGTTATTGGTCAACATGTGCGCCACGGGAGATCTTGCGTCTTCCCACatctgcgtcgctgccgctcccgCGGCTGATGCGACCGCGATTGCACACGTAACTTTTTACCCGGTCGAAGAGGTGGTCAAGCAGCTGAACAGTGGCACCGCATCCTTTTCTGTGACCACTGCCAGTGTGAAGTGGATGTTGCCGTCCTCGGCAGctcgcctgcagcgctgtgctcACGTTGTGCAGTTTCCAATCCACCAATACACAGGTGCCTGCCCTGACACCTCTCTTGTCCCAAtgctggcacagctgcaggagctccaGAGGGTCGTGGATGCCGACGCCGAAGAAATTCGTGACACGGGGCTTGTTTAG
- a CDS encoding hypothetical protein (TriTrypDB/GeneDB-style sysID: LpmP.35.2540) codes for MDPSKRICLKNLPEGCTKREIAELVRNRTGTPVHSIDLGLDPDGQTRRYAHFSCEGAKHVLDMLNAGVALRNSTIYAHPAKMHYSFRYAEARRKREREEAEEKEQLEAFWAASRQRFLDRTNGGELPKNKAPKDFYASKRKYARIAAEIAQMSRNVHAAAGGGVVYAEHPRGATRTPASFSGADCRTNSTQQAASKDQATSDGGFSATGEPHRTTAGGGAVKAARKRAPRPAASRSKTPVAAPAPPPPPEPTKEERKLSGLQAKLAALKEKLKQ; via the coding sequence ATGGATCCATCGAAGCGCATCTGCCTGAAAAACCTGCCGGAGGGGTGTACCAAGCGTGAAATCGCGGAACTGGTGCGCAatcgcacaggcacaccagTCCACAGCATCGACCTCGGCCTCGACCCCGACGGACAAACGCGGCGCTATGCCCATTTCTCCTGCGAAGGCGCGAAGCATGTTCTGGATATGTTGAATGCTGGAGTAGCGCTGCGCAACTCCACCATCTATGCTCATCCCGCCAAGATGCACTACTCGTTCCGCTACGCTGAGGCTCGTCgcaagcgagagcgagaggaagcggaggagaaagaacAGCTAGAGGCTTTTTGGGCTGCCTCGAGGCAGCGCTTTCTGGATCGCACCAACGGGGGAGAGCTCCCGAAGAACAAAGCCCCCAAAGACTTCTACGCGTCAAAGCGCAAGTACGCACGTATTGCAGCAGAGATCGCTCAGATGTCGCGCAAtgtgcacgccgccgcgggAGGTGGTGTCGTCTATGCCGAGCACCCACGCGGCGCCACCCGCACACCGGCATCCTTCTCAGGTGCAGACTGTAGAACGAATAGCACGCAACAGGCTGCTTCCAAGGATCAGGCCACCTCAGATGGTGGGTTTTCCGCGACTGGTGAACCACATCGAACAACcgcaggcggtggtgctgtcaAGGCAGCAAGGAAGCGCGCACCGCGGCCCGCAGCTTCCAGGTCGAAAACGCCTGTtgccgcaccagcaccgccgccgccgccagagCCCACGAAAGAGGAGCGCAAGCTGAGCGGCCTGCAGGCGAAGCTAGCtgcgctgaaggagaagctgaagcagTGA
- a CDS encoding acid phosphatase, putative (TriTrypDB/GeneDB-style sysID: LpmP.35.2530) produces MCVTALVSVFGLGSAGPNEHSAGPDPIDAAHPRLDINWTEQSVNSHKTKAERNEILESKLVLTKLVVLNRHGHRAPNAPFWKMCPNDIKSKKRYDVGAEDLTGLGMEEEYNFGQFLRDTYRDFIGNKFNRTLHYLRAVGEPRILQSAMAVAQGIFPDGFGPGGYLPSRPQFVPIFSDMDTHEYLLDNVPCFRRAENDSHQWVDKHFKDFINDPSTSRVLSMIKKVCGEYTGKAGAYAYIKTVADGLTFNSDFGLKVAKGKLAPKMLLSIRNVSLQLLMQRLYGTDEQQTYMAADLPRSILQTLSHTHLGETPEQLNDFTDTRQESTFYFMHREALYPLAQFFGFQCSVPGLPPGEVPVATSIIMEKLALHRDQDSHNASTYVRMTLWTPYNGIYTIPIPTCRIPEL; encoded by the coding sequence ATGTGTGTGACGGCTCTTGTCTCGGTCTTTGGCCTCGGTTCTGCGGGACCCAATGAGCATTCAGCAGGGCCTGACCCGATCGACGCCGCGCATCCCCGCTTGGACATCAACTGGACGGAGCAGAGCGTGAACTCACATAAAACTAAAGCGGAGCGCAATGAAATTCTCGAGAGCAAGCTGGTGCTGACGAAGTTGGTGGTGCTCAATCGCCACGGTCACCGTGCACCGAACGCACCCTTCTGGAAGATGTGCCCCAACGACATAAAGAGCAAGAAGCGCTACGACGTCGGTGCAGAGGACTTGACTGGGCTCGGCATGGAGGAAGAGTACAACTTCGGCCAGTTTCTGCGAGACACCTACCGCGACTTTATTGGCAACAAGTTCAACCGTACGCTGCACTACCTCCGTGCTGTTGGCGAGCCGCGCATCTTGCAGTctgcgatggcggtggcccAAGGGATCTTCCCAGACGGATTCGGCCCAGGCGGCTACTTGCCATCGCGGCCGCAGTTTGTGCCCATCTTCTCCGATATGGATACACACGAGTATCTACTCGATAACGTGCCATGTTTCCGGCGGGCTGAGAACGACTCGCATCAGTGGGTCGACAAGCACTTTAAGGACTTCATCAATGACCCTAGCACGAGCCGTGTGCTGAGCATGATAAAGAAAGTGTGCGGTGAGTACACCGGCAAGGCGGGAGCCTACGCCTACATCAAGACTGTGGCAGACGGTCTCACGTTCAACAGCGACTTCGGTCTGAAGGTGGCGAAGGGCAAGCTGGCACCAAAGATGCTGCTCAGCATTCGCAACgtctcgctgcagctcctcatgCAGCGCCTGTATGGCACAGACGAGCAACAGACGTACATGGCAGCTGACCTCCCCCGCAGCATCCTGCAGACACTTAGCCATACCCACCTCGGAGAGACCCCCGAGCAGCTGAACGACTTCACTGACACACGGCAGGAGTCCACCTTCTACTTTATGCACCGCGAAGCCCTCTACCCCCTCGCGCAGTTTTTTGGATTTCAGTGCAGCGTGCCTGGGTTGCCGCCAGGTGAGGTGCCCGTGGCGACTTCCATCATCATGGAGAAACTCGCGCTACATCGCGACCAGGACTCTCACAACGCCTCCACATACGTCCGCATGACGCTCTGGACGCCGTACAACGGCATCTACACGATACCTATCCCCACCTGTCGCATTCCTGAGCTGTGA